The following nucleotide sequence is from Vidua chalybeata isolate OUT-0048 chromosome 21, bVidCha1 merged haplotype, whole genome shotgun sequence.
CCTGCTCTCATGTCGGCAAGATGTACCAGACCCACTATGGGAACTGCTGTGGTGTTTGTTACATGTTTAACACCTTTAAAGGAGAGCTGTTTCCAGATGACaagctgagaagaaaacaatatCGTTCATTTATTGAAGTCTTTAATCCCTTCtatcttttttccctgctattttgttttgttgttgattttgGAGAGAAAGCATTTGGAGGGCACTGAGGCTGCCTCGCCCCCCCTAGTGGCAGTCACGGCCTTCCCGGGTGCTTGGGAGGGAAAAAACtcaagatttaaaagaaaaatcttcataaAAGTGAAGCAGTAACCCGCACGGAGATGCATTGAATATACCGTGGCTTTGGTAATGCAGGTTGCTGCCGTCCCTTTCAGCTCACGGCAGGAGGGCCAAGAGGGCTCCTTGCCAccaggtggcactggggatcTCGGAAGAAACACTGAATTCCACGATTCACGACAAATGTGTGGAAAAGGAACTCAAATCATTTATTTGAAAAGCCTACTAAAAAGCTGACTTTCTGCAGGCAGAAGCAGAGTGACCTGAAGCGGCAGGATTGTGCTGGGTATTTTAAACATCACCTGTCAACTGGGCGCTGCAGAATCTTCTACACACATTTCAAGAGATGTAAGTTTTTTAAGAGGTCAGTGCACTGTCTGGATATCACAGAGGCCTAAactaaaataaatctttgaCCATCTTGGCTCCTGATTTCCTGTCCTCATCTTGATCTCTTCTACCAGCACCTCTTTATTACCCATGGTATGATTTATCTTGGCATTAAGGGTTAAACCCTGTGAGGTGCTGAGTACCAACAAACCCTACCAGATTTAGCAGGACTTGACACAGCACCTCCTGGGGTTTGGGCCAAAGGCTCCTATAAAGATTTCCTACATGAAAGGCTAAGTTCATAGTCTGTAACCTCCCTTCCCATCTAATCACTAAATTAGAGAGGCGAGGAAGGGGGAAAGTGAACAGAACAAAAGGGAAGAACTGCACTCTGTCCTTCAAAATTAATCCCATCAACTTCCTCTTGCCAGAGACAAGAAATCCCTCACCACAACAGAGCGGGTAGTTCTTGCTCTCCCTGTCCAGACTGTGCAGTGAGGGAACTGGGAGAAACACGGCCAAATCCTCCACTGATGCTGCAGGCAGCAAGCCACGAGCTCCCTCATTGAGAaacagcccagggctgccaaCAAGATGAGGATCACCTGCCCCTCTCCAAAGGGCCCTGCAGTGCCTGAGCAGAAACAGTCCTGAGAGCGCTGCCAGCTGGGGGAATCTCAGCACCACCCCTGCTCTAGGTCAGCTGCAAATAAGGTGCATTTAATGGGCAACTCTTTTGGTAGAATCTGGAGgagacagagcagcacagaggttTGGGGGCCTGCCCTAAGCAAGGGGaggcccagggctgccaggcagcacccaagggctgcagggaagggagtTTCACAGCTCCTACTTCATCTTCCTAGTGTATCTACAGGAACCAGACTTCTCCATGCAAGCTCCCACTGACTGATCCAAGTGATGATCCAAAGTTATTTGTTTGCACTTGTTACAGCTCCCTTCAACTACAATCCACAGCCCATCCAGTTTAATTACACTTTCTTCTCAACATCCCTGTCTCAGCTCATTCAAGGAGAACACCTCTGCCATGCAACAATGGTTCATCTGCACAGTTCCATGAGAGCAAACAAACAGGCAAAGGAGGAAGAGTAAACCACTGCCAGAGCCAAGTATCTAATGTCAAGAGAATGTCCCTGTGGGACAAACCTTCCATTCCTCACCTCTGTAATGAAGAGGATGCACTCCAGGAACATGAAGTCCTTATGGTTTTCATTTACCACCTTCTCATCAACAAAGTGCCGAGGCTCCAGACTTGGATGGTCTAAAAAGAGTGAGAGGCAACAGAAAGTAACCTGTATGGCAATCCCCTCCTGAGATCAAGTTCAACCAGGTGGTGTGCTGCCCCTCACCCAGAAGCACAACCCTCCCATGAGAGCTCTTTAAAAGGCAGCATAGAGTTGTTCCCTTCTATCTCATCTCCCACTCCAGTGCCTCTGCAGGAACAAAACTCCACTGAgcagaaattgcattttttagCACCAAAACCAAGACtctccttttaaaaagcttAATTGCAATCATTGCAATAAAGATTGAAGTACTATAAAAGGAAGCTTTCTATCTCCCAACcagcttttattcttttaccTCAGCTTTACACTGaggtaaaacaaaaaatccaagCCCCAAACTTTCCTGCTGTGTTATACACAAATCTGAcatatttgaatttaaaagtCAGCCCCAAGTCCCACCATCTTTACATTCTACACAAATGGGGCAGAGGGTAAGCCAGGACACAAGATTTTTATTAGTACCTATCAGCTGGGAACTGCCCCATATGAAAGGCAGGAACTGGAAGTCATCCAAGCCCCACACgccctggctgccagcaggtTCCATCCTGTAGGTTTTCTGCAGTTTTCGCATCACTTCCAGGTACCTGAGACCAAAGAGAACAGGAAGGGTAAGGCAAGGCCTTCTCCTGTTCTTTGACTTTTGCGAGGACAAGAAAAACCAGTTGGGGAAAGGACACAATTTATCACTCGTAAGCAGGACCCCCACATACAGCACAGTTCACTGAATACATATTCAGCTCTTTTGCCATAGAAAGCAGCCTGATGGTACCTAACACCAAATGCACAGAGAAACCCAGGGGCAGGGGTTTATTTTATCTGCAAAGTCTTATGATAGTGCAGATCCTTCCTCACGCCCGCTGTTATTTGTAAACATTGACACTTCGCATCCCTTCACCAACTTCCAAAAGAGCACAGAGTTTTCTACCTTACAGCAACCACTACTTCCACTTTTCAGGTGGAAAATTAAAGCTGGAAGTACTATTGAAGGAAATTGTTTCCATGCCACCAAACAGTGATACAGCTGGGATTAGATCCCTGGACTCCAAACACCCATTCCATCAGTTTCATCCTATCAACTCTacctcctgagctggaaacACATCTAGAGGAGTAGTGGAGGCCTGCCAGTTGCatagattttttatttttgatgcCTGAAGAGATGTTAGCCTCTGATCAGATACTCCTGTCTATCACAAAGCACAGAGCCTCACCCACAGAGTTCAGTAACTTGTGCTCCACTAAAGTAACTTTCCAGGAGGACAGTGCCTCTGAAGACAAGGGGCCATCTCCTCTTTTTGAGACAGTTATAATGGGTCAGTGTACAGGCCATTAAAATGTACATCTGCTCCTAATTATGTCTAAAATTGTCTTCAGCTTTCCCATTCTACCCTTCCCCCCAGACAGCCCAATACTTCCAGCCCTTCTCCTCCCATTACCTCACCTGTTAAATACTTTGAAGACAATGGCCATCTGGTCATCCACTCTGAGCACACCAATtttgcagaggcagcagagaaaggCTGCAAATGCAGCTTCATGCCCTGGAGTAAAAAGACATGCAGAGATATGACACAGGTGTCTCTGGCCCCCAGGACAACCTTTCTGTGGGCACCACAACAGCTCTTCAGCAATCACAGCAGTCACAGTTCCCTCTCAACCCTGTTGTCATCGTTAATGCCATGAGTTGACAATATTTTATccccctgcagcacccaccCAAATTATACCTTCTAGACATTCATAAGGTGATCATTAACTTAAAGAAAAGAAGTTCTTAAGGGAAAACAGCTCAAACTGGTCATGCTGGGAGCAAGGCAGGGACTTTCCCAGGAGCTTGGCAAAGCAAGGGAAGTGGAGCACTGCAGAGTCATCTTCTTGGGAGATGCAAGAGAACCTCACATCTGCAAGCAAACAGATTTCCTCCTGCtacaaaaatatctctgtgttGGAAGGATGCTGATCCCACAACACTGCCAGGAACAGTCTGTCCCAGAAGGTACTGGGATCTCAGGCTAAGCCTCTGCAACCTGGCCCTCCAGCtaacagcaaggaaaagaaacaaccaGCAAACCCAGAAATGTCTTTCAGTGGGAAGGACCATGGAAGAAGGGAAAGTACAAGATCAGCAGATCCACACTATAGAAAGGTGTGGATGGCAGTTCCCAGTGTAGGAACAAAGTGCACCCATGGTCTGGACACTGTGAGCTGGGACATGGGCCCCTGGCTTGGGACACACTGGATGGAAGGAGAGGTTGAATTTCCTTCTCCGAGCTGACCAAACTCCATCCAGCCTTTCCAAGGACAACATCTCCCCCTGGTGCCAGTGAGCCgcagccagcactgcacagcctCCAATCCTTCAGCTTTTACCCATggcttcctcttcctctccctgcccaagCTCAAAGTCATGTTTCCTTGCACTCACAGCATCCTGTTCTCCTGCCTTTTGGTGAGGACACAGCTATCctccagagaggagcagagcatgCAGACAATTCTATACTTAGTTCTCACTGAAGCCTGTGTGGTTACTTCACCAGCAATTCAGTATGTCCTCAGGTGCTTCTAACTTCAGATTTCAAAGTCCCTCTGTAAGCAGTGATCCACTTCTAGGGACCACCAGACCATTATGATGTCCCTctagggacacctcccaccgAACATGAACATGGCTCTCACTCTAGTTCCAATGCAAGCCAGCATATTTTATCCTTTAAACTGCTTGCTGCAGGACTGCTGCATGCAGTGAAGCACGTCCTACAGCTCATCCCAGAACAACTTGGTTCCCATCTCATTGGATGAGATGTGAAAGGGTGTCACAGCTCTAGCACAGCTCCCAGTCACAGCCCACACAGGGCAGAGGGGTGAGGGGGCCATAAAAAGAAGGTGTTCATTTCAAGCTGGCCCTAAAAATAGTGGTAAtgatatatttaaataaatacagcacCCAACTCCAAAGGTCCCTTCCTGACAAACCCAGCCTTGGCCAGCGTGCAAGCCCAGGTACCTGTGCCATAGTCAATGCGGGTGGAGTTCCCCACGGATTCCTTCAGGTACACAGCCACTTCTGGGGCAGCATCAGCCAAATGCTTGGGAATCACTGCTGACACCAACTTTTCTGCCTCCTGAAAGACACAGggtgtgtgtgagcacagatCTGTCACAATCCCCAGGGACAAGGCACCCTGTGCTCAGATGCTGCCACAGCGTGAGGGCTGCAACAGTGCCCTGCAATGCCTGGAGGAAGCAAGAGAGAGGAGCAAAATCTCCTGTTGGAGAAGTCATCTCCAGAGATGGAACAAGTCAGGGAGAGCTTGTCCTGAGACCTATTCAGGCCATACACATCCTGTAGGACAGAAAAGCCTCATCACCCAAGTACATTGAACCAGTTACCCACTGAGCCATCACCAGGGACAAAAGCATCActagagcagcagagcagctgcaaggtcactgctgctgggactggggctgTGCCACCTCCAGAGCTTGGTGCAGGGCAAGTGCTCTGAGCTGAAGGAATTCGAGCAGTTTTCCCCGatatttctctcattttgtGACACAGTGGGCAGTTACAAAGCAGAGGAATTCCTTGGGCTTTGACAGCCCTTCTGACTCATCCAGAACCTGGATACTCAGCCAAGAGCGTTTACATGGCCCATATGCTCTCACAAGAGGAAAAGATAGCACCAAGTCTATGGTAAGTGATGCGTGCCAAGAGGTGGATCCTTCAAGGCTTATCTGAGTAATTCCTTTGTGAGCTGCTTGGCTGCCACACAGTGACAGAGCCATTCCCCCACCCCTGCTGGGCACACTGCCCttctgtgggagctgcaggtaacactgcacagcacagacaTGCTCACCTGGTCTAGTTTGGCGTACCAGGTCCTGAAGGCTTTGTTCCCAAAGCGAGAAGGTTGATCCACTGGCGGGGTTTCATCGATCCATCTGTCAAGGGTGTTCAGCAGAGCCACCAGCTTTTCAATGGGCTACAGAGAGCAAGAGGGTGAGGGGTCACAGTGACATAAAACAGAGCAGTCCCTCAGTCTCTGACATCTCTCCCCTCACTGAGAGTCATTAAAGCCCACACCATGCTTCCCAAGAGAGGCACGTGGAAACGGGCTGTGCCAATCCTCCTCAAAAtgcagaggggacagaaaaaCCATTCTTCCCTGCAGAAGAGCAGTCCAGTACAaagcccagcctgaggctgacTCCTCAGTCACCCACACAATCTTCCATGAGCTGCAACAGCACCATGCTGCAAAATCTCTTGgagaagagctgcagagcagccctcaCAGGACTGAAAGGCAGGTAAGGGACCTTCAACACAATAACTCAGGCTCAATATCTTAAGGGTCCTGCATTCCCCATAGGATAAAGAATAGCACATATACAGTGCTATGCATCCTCACCATTGGCTGATGATGTGATTTAAAGGCCCTTCTCATGGCTCTAATAATTGTCCTGAAGTGTCTCTTAGGAGCCAGGATATGCTGTTAAACCACGACACATTTGTACAGCAAGTCAACCTTCTCAGCATGATTCCTGTTGCTTCAAACTCCTACCAGCCAGACcaccaggcagctccagcccagggacacccaCTGCATGTGGCAAAATACAACCTACCCAGGAGAAGAGGCAGCCTGGTTAGCCCACCAGTGCTCTCATCAGGAATGAGAAACTCTCAGCTCTCAGAGAAATGTCTCAATTCAAACACAAAGCTGATGGGAAGACAGCAAGAACAACAAGACCACAGCCATGTTTCTCACACCCAGGACTGGAAGTGAGGGACCCATGTGGAAGGAAAAGAGGTGCAGCAGGTGATATAGCACAAtgtctccagctgtgctgtcagaCCAGAGCTGGCCAATGCACACCATCTCCCTGCCTGGCCCAAATGGCTGGAGAACAGCTACACCCCCCATACCAAGAGGCAACACCACAGGCAGCACTTTTATCAGCTCCAGACAGTTTCAGGAGGCTCTGCTGACAACTGGTCAAGCCTGCCAGAGGCTCTGGGATTCTCCCTGCCTGATTCCAAGCAGCTGGAGAGCCATCAGCCGCCACAGCAGCTGGCCAGGCCCCGGGCAATGTAGGCTCCTCTGTCTCGAGAGGGGATTCCTCCTTCAAGGGGACAAAGAGGACAGCAGAAGCGGCGGCTGGTTTGACTTTGCTGGAGGCATCGACCGTGTGAAGCTGGCTGGTCTCCTGGGTTGTGGTTCAATTCTTCACGCTGCTGTCGGGAGGACAAGGaaacagcagagcccagcaagTTTCCAGCCCTTGAAGTGCCACTGGGAGGGggtgggcagagccaggcatggcagagctgtgctgccactGAACCAGCTGCAGGTCACTCCTGGGGGGAAGGGTCTCATGGCAGACACAGCCTCCCACAGACAGTGACTCCTGAGGTGCCACCCCAAAGACATGGAGGGCTCAGCCAGTGGGAACAAGCAGAAGAGGGATCCTCCCAACCCAGGGCCTTGACATTTAGTCACTgagccagagcagaggctgtgaCAAGACCTGAGCACACtgagaacacaaaaaaaaaagggacaagaCAGCCTAAAAagctctgggtgaccctggAGGCACTAACAGACCAGTGCCCCAGACATATGTGGACCGAAGCCCCCTCTGcttcagctccctgctcccaaaaCACCGTAGGAATCAAACACATTCCCATTGCACTGGGCCACGTTTGGACTCAGCCCTACTCCTTCCTGGCTATTGCATTCCCCTCCAATTAAGCAACAGCATCCCCAGCACTGGGTtgcattaaataattaaatcgTGCTGGTGATTTATCCGCCGGCACCAGCAGCTCATTATGAGCAGCCACCGTATTTCAAACCCTCTCCACGAGCACTCGGTGCTGCCTGGATAAATGGCTGGCATGGaccagctccttccctggggagcagagagTCCAACCTTCCCTTCCCCACTCGCTGGCTTTAAAGGGATTAAAAGCCCAGCCCCACTGAACACGGGAGAGCAGGACCCAGCTGCTGGCTCAGCCACatcaataaataattaaagagcTGTGGTTCATTTTGGGCTCAAGGCCCTTTGAAAAGGGGGTAACTAAAAGAAGCAGCTTCTCATTGTCCAGCAGAGGAAGCCTATACATCCAGGGCTGACCCCTGTGGGGGAGAAAGGAGCTTATGGGAACACAGCCATCAGCACCACTGCAGCCTGTTTTGCCTGGCTGGGTTTTTAAGCTCTATTTTTGCTTTACCTTTCCAGTGATCAAAGCAAGGGCAGCCTCCCCCCTGCTCTCCTTGCTCTTCTCGTTGTGCTGATTTTGCATCTCCTTGACCCTGAGTCTGCCACCGGTCCCAAAGGCAAACCACAGGGCTTCCTACGGAGCACAGACCTGTCAGCAGCTCTCAAGAGCAGAGGCCAGGCAGACAGAGGTGCTGAGGAGGCATCACGGCAGCCAAAGCTGCCCACAGCAACCAACTCTCCCCCTATGGGCTCCTCAGGCCCTGTCAGAATGGGGAGCTGCTAAAATCAGAGCATTTGCTGCTTCCCCCACTTCCTTCCTGGAAGCAGAGCAAGCCACAAGACCGACCAGTTTCCCCCAGTGCACTGGGCTGTTTGACAGGAAGGTCTGCTCCTTGCATGGCAAAAATTAACCTCGTCCTCCTCACTGCACTGCACCTCTGATCCAAGTcactgctccaggctgcagccccagcaagTTGCTGATGGATCCCCACGTGGAAAGCACTCCCTccaggaggggaaggcaggTCACAGCCTATCACTCACACAACCTTGTGCCAGACACGGTGTCTGTGCCAGAGTCTGCTATCAGTGCCTGTCAGATGCCTGCAGCAAACCCTGGACAGCTCCACACAATGTGTCAGTAGGAGCAGAGCAAGCTCAGCAAGTCTCCAAGGGGACTCAGCCCCAACAGGATCCAGCAGAAAGGCTGGTATCAACACACACTCTCTGGAAACCACTAAGCTGCCTCTTTCAAAGCAGAGGGGACcatacttcctttttttattccatggCAAAGCAATACCAGTAAGTCACAGAGTGGATAAGCATTCAGCAGAAAGGATTTCAGGAGGTCATTTGCCaaaggaaggtgtccctggcatTTGATCAGGGAGGAAGATGGGATGGCACAAAAGCACATTGGTAGCAGGTacagcaaaagagaagaaagctgagCAGAGATGCAAGAAGAGGCCACGAGGGGCTGAGCCTTTAAAAGCACAGATAAGCAGTTTGATCTACAAAGGAGCCTGTGTGAACAAGCAACCTCATCAACAAGACAACCCTGGGGATGCTCCACCTGTGCCTCAAGTCACAAGCTTCTGCTCTCCTCAGTGTGCAAGGAATGAGATTTGTTCCCTGCCACTTCCCAAGCAGTTGGGATTGTGTCTCTTGTTTGTTACTTGGACTGGGACCATGGATGGAAAACATTCACTCCAAGAGAGCTCTTCTGCAGACACAGCCCTGGTACAGCTTTTCCTGACAGCTCAAAGGGCTTGTCGGAGAAGGTTGGGTTTTCCCCCCCCctctttgttttgttcatttttaatgctttgtttCCCTAGAAGTGCTCTGTGAATGGTTGGGAACAAGCGAGATCACAACAAAGGCAAAATTCAAAGGTGAAATGCAAACAGCAGAAAGCAAGAGCAGCATTTGACAGCAGTTTCTACTTAATTGAAGGAACAAAAGAGGGGCACAAAGCCTGTTAGGGAGAGACTCATTATCCCTGATCCCCTCCATGAACTACAGGGGAGTTTCTCATTCACACACTGGCTCCTAGAAGGGAAGGCTGGACTCAACACAGTACTTTAAACATGAAGACTGGATTAAACACTACCATCAGCTGCCTTCCCACACCAGAAGGAACAGCTATAAACACAAGGCCCAGTCTGCTGCCTATTTTGCCTAGATCTTTATACATCTCCCAGCTTTCCAGCACAGCCGTGATCAGTAAAACTGTATCCAAGAATCTCCTCACTGCAGCACAGACCAAGGGAGGGGGATTCGGCATGCAACAAGGAAGCAAAGCTGGTGGCCAATGTGTGCTCTGTGGATTGGCAGCACCCAGAGAGCCCTCGGGGCAGCAGTGACACTACTGAGGGTGCCTGCCCTTTCTCTGGCTCCACTATGTCCTGAGAAGGTGAACAGCCATTAAAAGTGGCtatggcagcaggcagggacaaGTGACAGCCACTTTCATGCGAGGGGAAAACCAAGTGCTTTCTGCTTAACGCCTTGGAAGGGGAGATCCTGCCCCACAGGTTAAACCTCTCAGGCCCCCTGAAATGTCCCAGCCCAACCCAGCAtccctgtgagctctgcaggcCCCGGGACTTTAGGCACGACTTTGGGCAAGGCAGGTGCAGCCAGTGACACACCTTGAGGTCACAACTGTCCAACCAGAGCTTGCACAACTTAGCTACAGCCTGGGCTGAGGAGATTGGTGCAATTAACACAGTCTGAGCAACAacaagggacagggagagaagTGGTTTGCCCACAGATTTTCCTACAGAAAAACCACTTGGGGGACAGGAATGGTACAGACATTCCAGCCTTTTGCCTGCAACGAGGAGGGAAGTATCACATCTTCAAAGCATCACTGATTCCCCACCAGCTTCTGCCCTCTTGCTCAATTTCTCATCCACCAAGCACATCCAGACTCTCTGCATCCTGAGGGGAGGATGGCACCCTGACATTTGCATCCCCAACCACATTCAatctccctcagctcccagatAAGCCACTAATTCATTCCTCACCCAGGAAATAATTCACTGtagagccaaaaaaaaaaaaaaaaaaaaaagggtgaaaaaaggcagaaaagaagtaACAAGGAGATCCAAACTCTTCTCCTACCTCTGAAACTTTGTATTCACAGGTCAGCTTCTTGCCCCTGACGCCTTCGTTCAGAGTGAGGATGAAGCCCATGTAGTCTGCATATGCCTGTGAAAACACCAAGAGGGCAGAGCTTTAGGGAGAGCCCAGGTCTGTCAGAGCACAAACCACagcacaggagcatcctgcACCCCAAGGGAATCTTTCCCAACACACAACACTGCTTCCTTGGAGACACCCGGGGGTGCAGGGCTTGCTGTGAAATTACTGCTCTTTTTGGCAGCCCCAGAAGCAGAAGGCAGGTGGCGATTGCATTGCTGCGAAAATTACAGAAAGGAGAATCCTAAACATGCtcaaactgaccccaaaatcATTCCCTCAGCTCCCATCAGGTCGAATTCAAACTCCTCAGTTCTGCAAAGtctcagctgtgcccaggcattatgctctgcactgctcctcCCAGACCTGTGCTGTtaccttccctttcccccttgGACTATCCCCCCATGCTCAtgaaagggaagagggagacAGCCCAAGCTCCTCACTCCCCTCTTTAGATTTGCTACTCTGGAAGCATCATCTCCAgtgcagctccacagcagcacactgccacttctccctctctgcctaAATCCTGACCAGGAGCAAGTCCTTAAACCCAGGAGACTTAAATTGGAAGCTGCACCCAGAGGTTTGCTTGACACCTGCCTATAACCTCAGTTTCTCTCAAGACATCTCACATCAGTCATCAAGCAAGAATTTGCTCCTAAGAGGTGGGATAAGTTTGGGCCAACACCCCAATCCCTCAAAGGCAGAGAGGGGAGAACCTGCTTGTTCCACCAGCTCCACACAGGCCATAAACAAAAATTATCCAGGAAATTGAAGGGCTCAGCTCTAGAGTCCTTTCCAGAACAGCACAGTGGGAAGGAACCAACCCAGGCTGGTGCCACCAGGGCCAGGCAGCAGAACCATTTAAGGTGAGCTCAAACAGGGCTGGGTAAATCCAGTTTGGTTATAAAGTACAGGCCAGGTAGGATGAAACAGTCACCAGCTTCTCATCCAGCTTGCTGGGAGGGAGCAGTAATCATTACTGCCAAGTAATTTTCCTACAAACAAGCACCAACTCTTcttctttaaaacacaaattcaaTTATTTCCCATTCTCTGCCCAAGCCTCCTTTACTTCCTGGCTGTTCCCACACCACACCTGGCTGCCACCAAAAGatcagcagcatttccctgtaTTTCCTGTCCCCAGAGTCATACCTGAGATCTCTTCCACTTGGCCATGTCGGAAACCACATTTATCTCCTTTTTGGGGACCATGAAGCATTGCTGGACAGGAGGAGCCACCTCCTCAGAGGCACCTGGAGATGCAAGAAAGAGGTAAAACAGAGGCACTGGGGAAGGAGAaatcttctatttttctttcttagtaaTGAGCTTTATTTCTCAGGAGATACAAAGCACACAAATCCATCCCAGCTGGGCTGTAATCTCACCGAGTCCTTCTCACCAACATCCTCCTAAGGACACTGCAAGCCTTCAGACAGAAGCATTTATGTCTGTTTTCATTGTTAAAGATGCATTTCCCATTCAGACAGAGAGACTAGTGCAGGAGATAACAAAAGCAAcagtttaattatttctgtctaGTGCAGCCAAGCCTCAGGTCATGCTGAAGCACTGAGCTCTCCTACAAACTAACTCTGCCTTGCTTTTAAGTGTTAAGCCTGACCTTCATTCCTCTAGAAAGGATAATTCCTGCATGAACA
It contains:
- the PTPA gene encoding serine/threonine-protein phosphatase 2A activator isoform X2 encodes the protein MVPKKEINVVSDMAKWKRSQAYADYMGFILTLNEGVRGKKLTCEYKVSEPIEKLVALLNTLDRWIDETPPVDQPSRFGNKAFRTWYAKLDQEAEKLVSAVIPKHLADAAPEVAVYLKESVGNSTRIDYGTGHEAAFAAFLCCLCKIGVLRVDDQMAIVFKVFNRYLEVMRKLQKTYRMEPAGSQGVWGLDDFQFLPFIWGSSQLIDHPSLEPRHFVDEKVVNENHKDFMFLECILFITEMKTGPFAEHSNQLWNISAVPSWSKVNQGLIRMYKAECLEKFPVIQHFKFGSLLPIQPVTS
- the PTPA gene encoding serine/threonine-protein phosphatase 2A activator isoform X1; this translates as MAESERRTGASEEVAPPVQQCFMVPKKEINVVSDMAKWKRSQAYADYMGFILTLNEGVRGKKLTCEYKVSEPIEKLVALLNTLDRWIDETPPVDQPSRFGNKAFRTWYAKLDQEAEKLVSAVIPKHLADAAPEVAVYLKESVGNSTRIDYGTGHEAAFAAFLCCLCKIGVLRVDDQMAIVFKVFNRYLEVMRKLQKTYRMEPAGSQGVWGLDDFQFLPFIWGSSQLIDHPSLEPRHFVDEKVVNENHKDFMFLECILFITEMKTGPFAEHSNQLWNISAVPSWSKVNQGLIRMYKAECLEKFPVIQHFKFGSLLPIQPVTS